A single window of Hymenobacter sp. APR13 DNA harbors:
- a CDS encoding FKBP-type peptidyl-prolyl cis-trans isomerase: protein MRPIRSILLLSCWLISAVAWAQTGLATADSLSSLASPPANSLSTTGGVRYVVLQPGSGAPSTRVAVYYQGFLPDGRVFDSTLKPAKPLRLRVGRGEVIRGWDELLGLLPPGSRVRAWIPAHLAYGAQGVRSPDDDTRYLIPPDTDLRFDIELLPAR from the coding sequence ATGCGCCCAATTCGAAGCATTCTGCTGCTGAGTTGCTGGCTGATTTCGGCGGTAGCCTGGGCCCAGACGGGCTTGGCTACCGCCGATTCGCTTTCCAGCCTCGCCAGTCCACCTGCCAACAGCCTATCTACCACCGGCGGTGTGCGCTACGTAGTGCTGCAGCCCGGTAGCGGCGCGCCCTCAACCCGCGTGGCGGTGTACTACCAGGGCTTTCTGCCTGATGGGCGAGTGTTTGATAGCACGTTGAAACCCGCCAAACCCTTACGTCTGCGCGTGGGCCGCGGCGAGGTTATCCGTGGCTGGGACGAGCTGCTGGGGTTGCTGCCCCCCGGCAGCCGCGTGCGGGCCTGGATTCCGGCCCACCTCGCCTACGGTGCCCAGGGCGTCCGCTCGCCCGACGACGACACCCGCTACCTGATTCCGCCTGACACCGATTTACGCTTCGATATCGAACTGCTGCCGGCTCGGTAG
- a CDS encoding nucleoside permease: MSTKLRLTILSFLQFFIWGSWLITIGAYWFQTKQWSGAQFGAIFSTMGIASIFMPSIMGIIADKYVNAEKLYGVLHILGGAVLCTVPLVTDPGTFFWVILLNMIFYMPTLALSIAVSYSVLKRQGLDVVKDYPPIRVWGTIGFIVAMWTVSLLGFEKSANQFYIAAAAAFALGIYSFTLPACPPPAKDTPSRSLVDVLGLKSFALLRDTKMLTFFLFALLLGAALQLTNAYGDTFLHDFDKVPAYKDTFAVKYPAIIMSISQVSETLFILAIPFFLRRFGIKQVMLFSMIAWVLRFGLLAYGTPDQPGIWLIVLSCIVYGMAFDFFNISGSLFVETQTASSIRASAQGLFMMMTNGFGAVLGSSVSGLVIEHYFTNPADQTKDWHGIWLAFAAYALVIAVLFVVLFKHKHNPQEVPSTEYPEPRLATEV; the protein is encoded by the coding sequence ATGAGTACCAAGCTGCGTCTCACTATTCTGAGCTTTTTACAGTTTTTCATCTGGGGCTCGTGGCTGATAACCATCGGGGCGTACTGGTTTCAGACCAAGCAGTGGTCGGGCGCGCAGTTTGGGGCCATCTTCTCCACGATGGGCATTGCCTCCATCTTCATGCCCTCCATCATGGGCATCATTGCCGATAAGTATGTGAATGCCGAGAAGCTCTACGGCGTCCTGCATATTCTGGGCGGCGCGGTACTGTGCACGGTGCCCCTCGTCACGGACCCCGGCACCTTCTTCTGGGTGATTCTGCTGAACATGATTTTCTATATGCCCACGCTGGCCCTCAGCATTGCCGTGTCGTACTCGGTGCTGAAGCGGCAGGGCCTGGACGTGGTGAAGGACTACCCGCCCATCCGGGTGTGGGGCACAATCGGCTTCATTGTGGCCATGTGGACGGTGAGTCTGCTGGGCTTCGAGAAGTCGGCCAACCAGTTCTACATTGCTGCTGCCGCCGCGTTTGCGCTGGGCATCTACTCGTTCACGCTGCCCGCCTGCCCGCCGCCGGCCAAAGACACGCCCAGCCGCTCGCTGGTGGATGTGCTGGGCCTGAAGTCGTTTGCCCTGCTGCGCGACACCAAGATGCTCACCTTCTTCCTGTTCGCGCTGCTGCTGGGCGCCGCCCTGCAGCTCACCAACGCCTACGGCGACACCTTCCTGCACGATTTCGACAAGGTACCGGCCTACAAAGACACGTTTGCCGTGAAGTACCCGGCCATCATTATGTCCATCTCGCAGGTGTCGGAAACGCTGTTTATTCTGGCTATTCCGTTCTTCCTGCGCCGCTTTGGCATCAAGCAGGTGATGCTGTTCAGCATGATTGCCTGGGTGCTGCGCTTTGGCCTGCTGGCCTACGGCACGCCCGACCAGCCCGGTATCTGGCTGATTGTGCTGTCGTGCATCGTGTACGGCATGGCCTTCGACTTCTTCAACATCTCCGGCTCGCTGTTCGTGGAAACCCAAACGGCTTCCAGCATTCGGGCCAGCGCCCAGGGCCTGTTCATGATGATGACCAACGGCTTTGGCGCCGTGCTGGGCAGCTCCGTCAGCGGCCTAGTCATCGAGCACTACTTCACCAACCCCGCCGACCAGACCAAGGACTGGCACGGCATCTGGCTGGCCTTTGCTGCCTACGCCCTAGTTATTGCGGTGCTGTTTGTGGTGCTGTTCAAGCACAAGCACAACCCGCAGGAAGTGCCCTCCACCGAGTACCCTGAACCGCGCCTAGCCACTGAGGTGTAG
- a CDS encoding FKBP-type peptidyl-prolyl cis-trans isomerase: protein MKLGFKNSVLVRVAALLLAVAAPALSGCDNTDFAQEQEDRQNEYKVKDDALIQAYLTRKNITAGDGVNQYTRLSDADNNGLYLVKLSDGPATNALITNGKQVDIKYIGRFLRETNETTVFDNSTDQRVPCGCFSLTVGAGQVIKGWDQGLLKMRKGDRKLLLIPSYLAYGQTGRGTIPGDEPLLFDMEVLDVR, encoded by the coding sequence ATGAAACTCGGATTCAAAAACTCGGTGCTGGTGCGCGTGGCCGCCCTGTTGCTGGCCGTAGCCGCCCCCGCCCTTTCGGGCTGCGACAATACGGATTTTGCCCAGGAGCAGGAAGACCGCCAGAACGAGTACAAGGTGAAAGATGACGCCTTGATTCAGGCGTACCTGACGCGCAAAAACATCACGGCCGGCGACGGCGTGAACCAGTACACCCGCCTCAGCGACGCCGACAACAACGGCCTGTACCTGGTGAAGCTCAGCGACGGCCCAGCTACCAACGCCCTCATCACCAACGGCAAGCAGGTTGATATCAAGTACATCGGCCGCTTCCTGCGCGAAACCAACGAGACGACAGTCTTCGACAACTCTACCGATCAGCGCGTGCCCTGCGGCTGCTTCAGCCTGACGGTGGGTGCCGGCCAGGTAATTAAGGGCTGGGACCAAGGCCTGCTGAAAATGCGTAAAGGCGACCGGAAACTGCTCCTAATTCCATCTTACCTGGCTTATGGCCAGACTGGCCGCGGCACGATTCCCGGCGACGAGCCTTTGCTCTTCGACATGGAAGTGCTGGACGTTCGGTAG
- a CDS encoding DHH family phosphoesterase: MSTISELQELLSQPRQVFITTHHKPDADALGSSLGLAGYLRKKGHSVTVVTPSDYPNFLAWMPGNEEVVVYERRENDAQVRDIINAAEVLFCLDFSCLGRINEMGEYIRHAPGTKVLIDHHQEPEAFADLDYSNSSAAATAELVFEVIRDLGDQALIDKGIGECLYAGIMTDTGSFRHPSTSRNVHLIIAELLNAGINLSDVHRRIYDSHSEQRLRFLGFVLKDKLTVLREYNTAYIAITQAELKEYDSKTGDTEGLVNFALSIEGIVFAAVLIDRGQAIKISFRSVGDFSVSSFSRDHFQGGGHHNAAGGISHDRLEPTVQRFLSLLPQYQNQLVTAPLAVAPPSA, from the coding sequence ATGTCCACAATATCTGAGTTACAGGAGCTGCTGTCGCAGCCCCGGCAGGTCTTCATCACCACCCACCACAAGCCCGACGCCGATGCCCTGGGCTCGTCGCTGGGTTTGGCGGGCTACCTGCGCAAAAAAGGTCATTCCGTGACGGTTGTGACGCCTTCCGACTACCCCAACTTCCTGGCCTGGATGCCCGGCAACGAGGAGGTAGTGGTGTATGAGCGCCGCGAAAACGATGCCCAGGTGCGCGACATCATCAACGCCGCCGAGGTGCTGTTCTGCCTGGACTTCTCCTGCCTGGGCCGCATCAACGAGATGGGCGAGTACATCCGCCACGCCCCCGGCACCAAAGTGCTCATCGACCACCACCAGGAGCCCGAGGCCTTTGCCGACCTCGACTACTCCAACTCCAGCGCCGCCGCCACGGCCGAGCTGGTGTTTGAGGTGATTCGCGACCTGGGCGACCAGGCCCTTATCGACAAGGGCATCGGGGAGTGTCTGTACGCGGGCATCATGACCGATACGGGCTCGTTCCGGCACCCCAGCACCTCGCGCAACGTGCACCTGATTATTGCCGAGCTGCTCAACGCCGGCATCAACCTCTCCGACGTGCACCGCCGCATCTACGACTCGCACTCCGAGCAGCGGCTGCGCTTCCTGGGCTTCGTGCTGAAAGACAAGCTCACGGTGCTGCGCGAGTACAACACGGCCTACATTGCCATTACGCAGGCCGAGCTCAAGGAATACGACTCCAAAACCGGCGACACCGAAGGCCTCGTCAACTTCGCGCTCAGCATCGAGGGCATCGTGTTTGCCGCCGTGCTCATCGACCGCGGGCAGGCCATCAAGATTTCGTTCCGCTCGGTGGGCGACTTCTCGGTGAGCAGCTTCTCGCGCGACCATTTCCAGGGCGGCGGCCACCACAACGCCGCCGGTGGCATCAGCCACGACCGGCTGGAGCCCACCGTGCAACGTTTCCTCTCTTTATTGCCTCAATACCAAAACCAACTGGTGACGGCCCCGCTGGCAGTTGCGCCACCTTCCGCGTAA
- a CDS encoding FKBP-type peptidyl-prolyl cis-trans isomerase, which translates to MQLHRNFLSLALAAGILGLASCNKGGGDFSKTKTGIEYKIFKNDGGTKYSAREIGPDGDATYKDRLGKILALDVEYRSYKDSILFNSRKQQGIPMRIELQELKVKGGLEEALSMLQPGDSGVFRFNVDTIFAKSFRQPVPPFMKPAAGKDGKPSTEPVYMTMFVKAQKLQTREEAQADQQKMMMEQQQKMAAHAEEQLKKDDVILQDYVKKNNLTMQKDASGVYYMVTKPGTGPKPKAGQTVSVLYKGSLLDGKVFDSSEKMGNKPIDFPIGVGQVIPGWDKAIPLLAKGSKATLLIPSSLAYGQRGAGADIPADAPLRFDVELVDVK; encoded by the coding sequence ATGCAATTGCATCGCAACTTTCTGAGCCTGGCCCTGGCGGCCGGCATCCTGGGCCTGGCTTCCTGCAACAAGGGCGGCGGCGACTTTTCCAAAACCAAAACGGGCATCGAGTACAAGATTTTCAAAAACGACGGCGGCACGAAGTACTCGGCCCGCGAAATCGGCCCCGATGGCGACGCTACCTACAAGGACCGCCTGGGCAAAATCCTGGCCCTGGACGTGGAATACCGCTCGTATAAGGACTCGATTCTATTCAACTCGCGCAAGCAGCAGGGCATTCCGATGCGCATTGAGCTGCAGGAGCTGAAGGTGAAAGGCGGCTTGGAAGAGGCCCTGTCGATGCTGCAGCCCGGCGACTCGGGCGTGTTCCGCTTCAACGTGGATACTATCTTCGCCAAGAGCTTCCGCCAGCCGGTACCGCCGTTCATGAAGCCGGCCGCCGGCAAAGACGGCAAGCCGAGCACAGAACCGGTTTACATGACCATGTTCGTGAAGGCCCAGAAGCTGCAGACCCGCGAGGAGGCCCAGGCCGACCAGCAGAAGATGATGATGGAGCAGCAGCAGAAAATGGCGGCCCACGCCGAAGAGCAGCTGAAGAAAGACGACGTGATTCTGCAGGATTACGTGAAGAAAAACAACCTCACCATGCAGAAAGACGCTTCGGGCGTGTACTACATGGTGACCAAGCCCGGTACTGGCCCCAAGCCTAAGGCTGGCCAGACGGTTTCGGTGCTTTACAAAGGCTCGCTGCTCGACGGCAAGGTGTTTGACTCGTCGGAGAAAATGGGCAACAAGCCGATTGACTTCCCGATTGGTGTAGGCCAGGTGATTCCAGGCTGGGACAAAGCCATTCCGCTGCTGGCCAAAGGCAGCAAGGCCACGCTGCTGATTCCGTCGTCGCTGGCGTATGGCCAGCGCGGCGCCGGTGCCGACATCCCCGCCGACGCGCCCCTGCGTTTCGACGTGGAGCTGGTGGACGTGAAGTAA
- a CDS encoding FKBP-type peptidyl-prolyl cis-trans isomerase: MPRLIYCFLLLLLLPGLAAATPRQGTPAPFGRTPSGIEYRIYRLQNGRYTLRTDVVAAGDTAYARRIGQVLSAHMQYRTGKDSVLFSSRKQLRTALLLPLPELKIKGGIEEAVALLQPGDSATFRFQADSVFQKSFRQPVPTPVRGGGNVLVLLVKANKILTAEGARAEQVRLAEEAKKKEAAEAGQRLTKDIAAIQAYAVRNKLTLLKTPSGTHYVITKPGTGPKPLKGQTVSVLYKGALLSGKVFDSSEKNGGQPIQFPIGVGQVIPGWDQAIPLLPKGSKAILLIPSGQAYGSRGAGPDIPPYSILRFDVELVDVK, encoded by the coding sequence ATGCCTCGTTTGATTTATTGCTTCCTGCTGCTGCTGCTGCTGCCGGGCCTGGCCGCCGCCACGCCCCGGCAGGGCACGCCGGCCCCGTTCGGCCGCACGCCTTCGGGCATCGAGTACCGCATCTACCGTTTGCAAAACGGCCGCTACACACTCCGCACCGACGTGGTGGCGGCCGGCGACACAGCCTACGCCCGTCGCATCGGGCAAGTGCTGTCGGCGCACATGCAGTACCGCACCGGCAAGGATTCGGTGCTGTTTAGCTCGCGCAAGCAGCTACGCACGGCCCTGCTGTTGCCCCTGCCGGAGCTGAAAATCAAAGGCGGCATCGAAGAGGCCGTAGCCCTGCTGCAGCCCGGCGACTCGGCCACGTTCCGGTTCCAAGCCGATTCGGTGTTTCAGAAGTCGTTTCGGCAGCCGGTGCCGACGCCCGTGCGCGGCGGCGGCAACGTGCTGGTGCTGCTGGTGAAAGCCAACAAGATTCTGACAGCGGAAGGCGCCCGCGCCGAGCAGGTGCGCCTAGCCGAGGAAGCCAAGAAAAAGGAAGCCGCCGAAGCTGGCCAGCGCCTGACCAAAGATATTGCCGCTATCCAGGCCTACGCCGTGCGCAACAAGCTGACGCTGCTGAAAACGCCTAGTGGCACACACTACGTCATCACGAAGCCTGGCACCGGCCCCAAGCCCCTCAAGGGCCAGACGGTTTCGGTGCTCTACAAAGGTGCCCTGCTCAGCGGCAAGGTCTTCGACTCGTCGGAGAAGAACGGCGGCCAGCCCATCCAGTTTCCGATTGGCGTCGGGCAGGTGATTCCGGGCTGGGACCAGGCCATCCCGCTGCTGCCCAAAGGCAGCAAGGCCATCCTGCTCATCCCCTCGGGTCAGGCCTATGGCTCCCGCGGTGCCGGCCCCGACATCCCACCCTACTCCATCCTGCGCTTTGATGTGGAGCTGGTAGACGTAAAGTAA
- a CDS encoding superoxide dismutase, whose protein sequence is MAFELPKLPYDYAALEPHIDAQTMEIHHSKHHQAYVTNLNNAVAGTELEGKSLEDLMQNIASAPAAVRNNGGGHWNHSFFWQILGPNGGGEPTGAVGEAINKAFGSYEKFKEEFTKAATTRFGSGWAWLCKQADGSVKICSTPNQDNPLMPDAGCQGTPVLGLDVWEHAYYLKYQNRRPDYVAAFYNAINWDEVNKRFAEAA, encoded by the coding sequence ATGGCTTTCGAACTGCCCAAACTGCCCTACGACTACGCCGCCCTGGAGCCGCACATTGATGCGCAGACCATGGAAATCCACCATAGCAAGCACCATCAGGCTTATGTTACCAACCTCAACAATGCCGTAGCCGGCACCGAGCTGGAAGGCAAAAGCCTCGAAGATTTGATGCAGAACATTGCCTCGGCTCCAGCCGCGGTGCGCAACAACGGCGGTGGCCACTGGAACCACTCCTTCTTCTGGCAGATCCTCGGCCCGAACGGTGGCGGTGAGCCAACCGGTGCCGTAGGCGAAGCCATCAACAAGGCCTTCGGCAGCTACGAGAAGTTCAAGGAAGAATTCACGAAGGCCGCCACTACGCGCTTCGGCTCGGGCTGGGCGTGGCTGTGCAAGCAGGCCGACGGCTCCGTGAAAATCTGCTCGACGCCCAACCAGGACAACCCGCTGATGCCCGACGCCGGCTGCCAGGGCACGCCCGTCCTGGGCCTCGACGTGTGGGAGCACGCCTACTACCTCAAGTACCAGAACCGCCGCCCCGACTACGTGGCCGCCTTCTACAATGCCATCAACTGGGACGAAGTGAACAAGCGCTTCGCCGAAGCCGCTTAG
- a CDS encoding nucleoside deaminase gives MPLSIYSDDHYMREALKQARYAFDEEEIPIGAVVVLEGQIIARAYNQTEKLRDVTAHAEMLALTAAANHLGNKYLTDCTLYVTVEPCVMCAGATAWAQLRRVVYGAEEPKFGYRRHGQLLHPKAEVVPGVLAEECGSVMREFFARKRK, from the coding sequence ATGCCCCTTTCCATCTACTCCGACGACCACTACATGCGCGAGGCGCTGAAGCAGGCGCGCTATGCGTTTGACGAGGAGGAAATTCCGATTGGGGCCGTGGTGGTGCTGGAGGGGCAGATTATTGCGCGGGCCTACAACCAGACCGAGAAGCTGCGCGACGTGACGGCCCACGCCGAAATGCTGGCCCTGACGGCCGCCGCCAACCACCTCGGCAACAAATACCTCACCGACTGCACCCTCTACGTGACCGTGGAGCCCTGCGTGATGTGCGCCGGCGCCACCGCCTGGGCCCAGCTGCGCCGCGTGGTGTACGGCGCCGAGGAGCCCAAATTCGGCTACCGCCGCCACGGCCAGCTGCTGCACCCAAAAGCCGAGGTGGTACCCGGCGTGCTGGCCGAGGAGTGCGGCAGTGTCATGCGCGAGTTCTTCGCCCGAAAGCGGAAATAG
- the recO gene encoding DNA repair protein RecO, translating into MLIKTRGIVLSYIKYRETSIIARVYTERLGVQSYVVNGVRKAKPPGRIALFQPLTQLELVAYTSRTGGLTRLSEFRCAEPYAHIPYDVQKSSVALVLSEILSHTVKEEEENEPLFAFLHDSLLAFDQQESGTENFTLTFLLELARYLGFGAERGEEITTQVAFGATLPTSQSSGPAVLRLQEFDHYFDELLRDPAHAAIPNGRVRRELLAVLIRYYQLHVEHLGEVRSLAILSEVLAE; encoded by the coding sequence ATGCTCATCAAAACCCGCGGCATCGTTCTGAGCTACATCAAGTACCGCGAAACCAGCATTATTGCGCGGGTGTACACCGAGCGGCTGGGGGTGCAGAGCTACGTGGTGAACGGGGTGCGCAAAGCCAAGCCGCCCGGCCGGATTGCCCTGTTTCAGCCCCTGACGCAGCTGGAGCTGGTGGCCTACACCTCGCGCACCGGCGGCCTCACGCGCCTCTCCGAGTTCCGCTGCGCCGAGCCCTACGCCCACATTCCGTACGACGTGCAGAAAAGCAGCGTGGCGCTGGTGCTGTCCGAAATCCTGAGCCACACGGTGAAGGAAGAAGAGGAAAACGAGCCCCTGTTTGCGTTTCTGCACGACAGCCTGCTGGCCTTCGACCAGCAGGAGAGCGGCACCGAAAACTTCACGCTCACGTTTCTGCTGGAGCTGGCCCGCTACCTGGGCTTCGGAGCCGAGCGGGGCGAGGAAATCACCACGCAGGTGGCCTTTGGGGCCACGTTGCCCACCAGCCAGAGCAGCGGCCCAGCCGTGCTGCGCCTGCAGGAGTTCGACCACTATTTCGATGAGCTGCTACGCGACCCCGCACACGCCGCCATTCCCAACGGCCGCGTCCGCCGCGAGCTGCTGGCCGTGCTCATCCGCTACTACCAGCTCCACGTCGAGCACCTGGGCGAGGTTCGCTCCCTGGCCATCCTCTCGGAAGTGCTGGCGGAGTAA
- a CDS encoding nucleoside-diphosphate kinase, with product MATNRTFTMIKPDATQDNHIGGILSMIEEGGFRIVALKKVQLTPERAGKFYEVHKERPFYNDLVSYMSSGPIVAAILEKDNAVADFRTLIGATNPAQAAEGTIRKKYAKSIEANAVHGSDSDENAQIEGDFYFSADEQF from the coding sequence ATGGCTACGAACCGCACGTTCACCATGATTAAGCCCGATGCCACCCAGGACAACCACATCGGTGGCATCCTGAGCATGATTGAGGAGGGCGGCTTCCGCATTGTTGCGCTGAAAAAAGTGCAGCTGACGCCTGAGCGCGCCGGCAAATTCTACGAAGTACACAAGGAGCGTCCTTTCTACAACGACCTGGTGAGCTATATGTCGTCGGGCCCCATCGTGGCGGCTATCCTGGAGAAGGACAACGCCGTAGCTGACTTCCGCACCCTCATCGGCGCCACCAACCCCGCCCAGGCCGCCGAAGGCACCATCCGGAAGAAGTACGCCAAGAGCATCGAAGCCAACGCCGTACACGGTTCCGACTCCGACGAAAACGCCCAGATCGAAGGCGACTTCTACTTCTCGGCCGACGAGCAGTTCTAA
- a CDS encoding alkene reductase, which translates to MASKLLSSAQLGPLTLENHLAMAPMTRARSLANVPGPLVAEYYAQRATAGLIITEGTSPSANGLGYARIPGLFSQEQVAGWKLTTDAVHAKGGKIFVQFMHTGRVSHPLNMPEGTEMVAPSAIAAAGDMWTDQQQMQPQPTPRALTTEEVKGLVQDFVQAAKLAIEAGFDGVELHAANGYLLEQFLNPHSNQRTDEYGGSLENRARFVLEVAEATAAAIGAERTGIRLSPWSTFNDMALYDDIDALYEYLATELQKRNLIYLHLINQENPKCAATIDSLRTKFTNTLILCGGYNAEQAEAELEKGRADLVAFGRDYISNPDLAERFEQHAPLTPGDQSTFYAPGPEGFHQGYTDYPTLAQA; encoded by the coding sequence ATGGCTTCCAAACTTCTTTCCTCGGCCCAGCTGGGCCCGCTCACGCTTGAAAACCACCTCGCCATGGCGCCCATGACGCGCGCCCGCTCGCTGGCCAACGTGCCTGGCCCGCTGGTGGCTGAGTACTACGCCCAGCGCGCCACGGCTGGCCTCATCATCACGGAAGGTACCTCGCCCTCGGCCAACGGCCTGGGCTATGCCCGCATTCCCGGCCTGTTCAGCCAGGAGCAGGTAGCCGGCTGGAAGCTGACCACCGACGCCGTGCACGCCAAAGGCGGCAAGATTTTCGTGCAGTTTATGCACACCGGCCGGGTATCGCACCCCCTGAACATGCCCGAAGGCACCGAAATGGTGGCCCCCTCGGCCATCGCCGCCGCCGGCGACATGTGGACCGACCAGCAGCAGATGCAGCCCCAGCCCACGCCCCGCGCCCTAACTACCGAAGAAGTAAAAGGGCTGGTGCAGGACTTCGTGCAGGCTGCCAAGTTGGCTATTGAGGCCGGTTTCGATGGTGTGGAGCTACACGCTGCCAACGGCTACCTGCTCGAGCAGTTCCTCAACCCCCACAGCAACCAGCGCACCGACGAATACGGTGGCAGCCTTGAAAACCGCGCCCGCTTCGTGCTGGAAGTAGCCGAAGCCACGGCCGCCGCCATCGGGGCCGAGCGCACCGGCATCCGCCTCTCGCCCTGGAGCACGTTCAACGACATGGCCCTCTATGACGACATCGACGCGCTGTATGAGTACCTGGCCACTGAGCTCCAGAAGCGCAATCTGATATACCTGCACCTGATTAACCAGGAGAACCCGAAGTGCGCCGCCACCATCGACAGCCTGCGCACCAAGTTCACCAACACCCTCATCCTGTGCGGCGGCTACAACGCTGAGCAGGCCGAAGCCGAGCTGGAAAAAGGCCGCGCCGACCTCGTAGCCTTCGGCCGCGACTACATCAGCAACCCCGACCTGGCCGAGCGCTTCGAGCAGCACGCGCCCCTCACCCCCGGCGACCAGAGCACGTTCTACGCTCCCGGCCCCGAGGGCTTCCACCAGGGCTACACCGACTACCCAACCCTGGCGCAGGCGTAG